In the Gemmatimonadota bacterium genome, CCAGATCTGCGGCTCGCCGAACCAAATGGCTAATATGTATTATGTAACCTAAGGCGCTGGATAAGCTGTGGAAATCAGAGTTCCCGCAGCTTGCCCTCGAAAACGATCCGCCCCTCGCCTGCCAAGGACGGCGTTTCGCCGCCCGGACCTGGGCGCAGCGTGACCGTCAGCGTCCGGCCGGATCGAGTCCGGAGCCGGGTCACGCCGCCGGCCTCGCCCCACGATCCCAACAGGACCGCGCTGGCGACCGCGCCGGTCCCGCACGCCAGCGTCTCCGCCTCGACCCCACGCTCGTAGGTCCGGATCCGCCAGCTGCCATCCGAGTCCGGGGATACCCAGTTCACGTTGGCGCCCGCACGAAGGCTCTCGTGGTACCGGAGCTCCGGCCCTCGGACCGAAAGCTCCGCCAGGTCCGACGAGGTCGTCCGCACCACCAAGTGCGGCACGCCGACCTCCACGAATCCCATCCGGATCTCCCCATGAAGGCGGCTGATGCCGGCATCAGTCCGCGCGTTCTGGGGCGGTTGCAGGTCGATCTCCGGCTGCCCTTCGCGGATCCGGCCGCGGATCGTTCCGGCGTCCGTAGCGAAGGTCAGGGCCTGCGGGCTCGCGAGCTCGAGTTCCACTGCAAGCCGAGTGGCGCAGAGTGAGGCGTTGCCGCACAACTCGCCGAAGCTCCCGTCCCGGTTGAGGTACGTGAGCCTAAAGTCATGCGCGTGAGCGTCTTGGATGATGGCAACTCCATCAGCACCTACACCCGTGTGGGGTGTGCAGACGGCGCGCACGAAGTCCGGATCGGAGGCCCGCTTGGCCAGCAGGTCGTCCCCGCGGGCGTCGAGGAAGACGAAATCGTTCCCCGACCCCGACATCTTCCAGAACTTCATAGCCGCCCCGTGAGCGCCCACAACCGGAGCCGCCAGACCATGAAGATGGCCTCCCGGACGATGTGGCCGCTCATCTTGCTCTCCCCTTCGGTCCGGTCCGCGAAGACGATGGGGATCTCCACCGGCTTGAACCCCTTCCGCATCGCCCGGAACGACATCTCGATCTGGAAGGCGTAGCCATTGGACCGGACGTCGCCGAGGTCGATCGCCGCGAGGACGCGCCGGTGGAAGCACTTGAAGCCCCCGGTCGCGTCCCACAGCTGCATCCCCGTCACCCACCGGGCGTAGATGTTCGCCCCGTAGCTCAGCATGAGCCGGGTGATCGGCCAGTTGACCACCGTCACCTTGGCGTTCAGGTACCGCGATCCCAGCACGAAGTCCGCGGTCTCGGCCGCCGCCAGGAACTGCGGCAGGTGCGCCGGGTCGTGGCTGAAATCGGCGTCCATCTCGAAGATGAGCTCGTAGTCCCGAGCCAGCGCCCACCGGAACCCGTCGAGGTAGGCGGTGCCCAGGCCGAGCTTCCCTGCCCTCCGCAGCAGGTGCACCCGCGGATTGTCGGCCGCGATCCCCGCGATCAGGTCGCCGGTCCCGTCGGGCGAGTTGTCGTCCACGAACAGCATCTCGAGCCGCGGATCCTGGGCGAGGACGCGCTCGACGAGCGTCGGGACATTGGCCTTCTCATTGTAGGTGGGGGTCACCACGAGGGCGCGGAACCCCTCCTCGGACTGCGACATGGCACTCACGGGGCGATCGGTCGGACGGCGTTCGGGACGGGAGCGGGCGCGGCGAGCTCCCGCGCCCGGAGGAATTCCGCCGGGACACCGGCCTCCTCGCACACGCGCAGGAGCGCGAGGAGGTTGGTGCGGACGCTCGGCAGGTCGTACAGGGAGCTGCGGTTGGGCAGCAGCTCGTCCGGGTGGAAATATGTCGCGAAGACCAATGGCTGATCGTCCCGCCGCACGAGCGCGCGGCGGAGCGATGCGACCAGCGGCCCGAACAGATTCGGGCGGGCGGTCAGGTTGATCCAGTAGGTCGGACGCTTCAAGGCATCCATGAACGGCGCCGTCCGGCGCGTCTTCCGCGCCAGCTGCAGCCCGGACGCCAAGCTCCAGACGCGGGACCCGGAGACGAAGGTCGGCACTTCGAGCATCGCGAAGGCCGGCTCGCCGGCGCCCGCGCGGCGCCGATGATCCGTCCGCGCGGCGTGGTACGGGAGCCGAGGGGCGGACACCCAGTCGAACAGATTCTCGCGGTGCGCGGGCGGGTCGGCGAAGAGGGTCCGCATCCCCGGCAGCGCCGAGAACTCGACCTGGATCCCGAGCGCATCGAGGGCGGCGAAGGTGCGGAGGTTGTGGTAGTTCCACCCCATGCGCACGCTGCGGACGCCGTTGGGCAGCGCGGGATGGAGCGCCGCATGCGCCGACCGCAGCATCTCCAGCTGCCACTCGACGTCCTCGAGCTCCTGCATCCAGCTCCCGTCGCGGCCGGTCCGCCGCCAGAAGTGCGGATGCCAGCCGAGCTCGTCGCCGGAGGCCTCGAGGCTCTTCAGCAGCGCGCCATGCGCCCCGACCACCCAGGCGTACTCGCCGCAGAGCTCCCGCACCTGCTCGTCCGCCCGCAGGAGCCAGGTGAACACCGGCTCGCGCCCGCGGGCATCATGGATCCCGTGCAGCAGCGACTTGAGCGCGGGGATCCCTTCCTCCACGCCGCGCCACTGGAGCCGACCCGCCGGGATCGGTCCGACGAGCCCCTCGCGATCCGGGTCCGTGTCGCAGCCGATCACGATCCGCACGGACCGTGGTGGTGCCGTCCGGTCACCAGAGGTCATCGAGATCCGAATCGAAGAACGAGACGCGCATCTTCCCCGGCACACCGGCGGCGACGACGACCGGATACGGCTGCGCGACGAACAGCCCGGCCCGCTTGAGCAGCGGCGCATCCACGGCGGCGCTCAGCGCGACGATGCCGTACGTGCCACGGGCCTCCGTTCGCGCGAACGCCACCGCCGTCGCGAAGAGGTCCTGCAGGCTCTCCGCGGTGCCGGCGAAGTCGCAGATCTTCACGAGGTCCATGTCCCGTGTGCGATGCCGGGCGCGCCGGAAGACCACGTACCCGTCCACCGCGCCATCGCGCCCACGATGGACATACGCGTGGTAGTCCCGGCTCGGCTGCGCGAGCTTGTAGTTCAGGTACTCGGCGTCGCGCTGGCCGTAGAGCTCGTAGCGCGCGGAGAGGAGCCGGTCCCAGGTCGCGTCCCACGCGGGATCGAAGCGCGTGATCCGCTCCACGCTCCCGTGCCGGACGCGCGTCTCGGGCTGGAACACGAGGTTCGCCGCATGCACCGCCGGCGCGAGCCAGGTGGCCTTCTTCCAGTACGCGAGCGCCTTCGAGGGCGCGAAGAAGCGCGCGAAGTAGCTGCTCGCGTCGCGCGTGAGCTGGTGCCCGCGGCGGAGGTAGGCCGGCTCGATCGCGGGGACGACGCCCACCGCCGCGTACTTGAGCCCGGGCGCCTCCTCGCACGTCGCGAGCAGCTGCCGCCCGGCCGCCTTCCGCGTCGCATCGTCGGACATGTCGAGCACGAGCGTGATGCCCCACCCGATCCGCACCGGCGCGCTCCCCGCGTTCGTGCCGCTCCCGTAGCGGAACTCATGCGAGACCTGGCAGATCTGCCCCACCACCGTCTCGTCCTTGAGCGCGACGTAGCGCGCGCACCGCTGCCACTCGACGAGCGCGCGCTCCCCGAGCTCGGGGTGCTCCGGGCTCCACTGCCGCATCATCGCGAGCGTGGCGTCCAGGTGCCGCGCCTCGAACGGC is a window encoding:
- the dapF gene encoding diaminopimelate epimerase, encoding MKFWKMSGSGNDFVFLDARGDDLLAKRASDPDFVRAVCTPHTGVGADGVAIIQDAHAHDFRLTYLNRDGSFGELCGNASLCATRLAVELELASPQALTFATDAGTIRGRIREGQPEIDLQPPQNARTDAGISRLHGEIRMGFVEVGVPHLVVRTTSSDLAELSVRGPELRYHESLRAGANVNWVSPDSDGSWRIRTYERGVEAETLACGTGAVASAVLLGSWGEAGGVTRLRTRSGRTLTVTLRPGPGGETPSLAGEGRIVFEGKLREL
- a CDS encoding polyprenol monophosphomannose synthase, whose translation is MSQSEEGFRALVVTPTYNEKANVPTLVERVLAQDPRLEMLFVDDNSPDGTGDLIAGIAADNPRVHLLRRAGKLGLGTAYLDGFRWALARDYELIFEMDADFSHDPAHLPQFLAAAETADFVLGSRYLNAKVTVVNWPITRLMLSYGANIYARWVTGMQLWDATGGFKCFHRRVLAAIDLGDVRSNGYAFQIEMSFRAMRKGFKPVEIPIVFADRTEGESKMSGHIVREAIFMVWRLRLWALTGRL